A DNA window from Helianthus annuus cultivar XRQ/B chromosome 15, HanXRQr2.0-SUNRISE, whole genome shotgun sequence contains the following coding sequences:
- the LOC110912985 gene encoding transcription factor DIVARICATA, which translates to METSSSSSLSTNSLSSNKVMQESNNTTKWTNEQNTWFEGALAIFDTETPERWSNVAALVPGKTESDVIKQYEKLKADINDIEAGLVPDDHNFNIFRKSPSKFRSSNHVRRKGVPWTEEEHRRFLMGLQVHGKGDWRSISLNFVKTKTSTQVASHAQKYFARQHSDGKEKRRPSIHDMSMVNLQNNTNTLERSSSMSERTAMNYPFEIAKMNNNGGNEINRFEPTRIDTGQKGMSHLKYHQRFLDTTLVNERTPQLDVLGWGLRL; encoded by the exons ATGgagacatcatcatcatcatctctatCTACCAATAGTTTGAGCTCAAACAAGGTGATGCAAGAGAGTAACAATACTACAAAATGGACTAATGAGCAAAACACATGGTTTGAAGGTGCTCTTGCTATATTCGATACCGAAACACCAGAAAGATGGTCAAATGTTGCTGCTTTGGTCCCTGGGAAAACCGAAAGCGATGTGATCAAACAATATGAAAAACTAAAGGCTGATATCAATGATATCGAGGCCGGTCTAGTTCCGGATGATCACAACTTTAATATCTTCAGAAAAAGCCCTTCAAAGTTTAGATCTTCTAATCATGTGCGACGAAAAGGCGTGCCATGGACCGAAGAGGAGCATAG gagatttttgatGGGTCTTCAAGTTCATGGAAAGGGAGATTGGAGAAGCATTTCTCTTAACTTTGTGAAGACAAAAACATCAACTCAAGTAGCAAGTCATGCTCAAAAGTATTTTGCAAGACAACATTCAGATGGTAAAGAGAAAAGGAGACCAAGCATCCATGATATGTCAATGGTCAATCTCCAAAACAACACTAACACTCTAGAGAGATCTTCTTCGATGAGTGAAAGAACTGCGATGAACTATCCATTCGAGATTGCTAAAATGAACAACAATGGTGGCAATGAAATCAATAGGTTCGAACCTACAAG GATAGATACTGGACAAAAAGGAATGTCACACCTCAAATATCATCAACGCTTTTTGGACACAACACTTGTGAATGAGAGAACTCCACAACTAGACGTACTCGGGTGGGGCCTGAGGTTATAG